A genomic window from Bradyrhizobium lupini includes:
- a CDS encoding formimidoylglutamate deiminase: MTRLHFASALLPSGWANDVQVVITAGAIAEVTPGMAPVSGDERHDIAFPGLASLHSHAFQRGMAGLAELRGDSTDTFWTWRETMYRFALAMTPDDVAAVATLLYVEMLEQGFTRVGEFHYLHHDRDGSPYADIGEMAARIAQAAEASGIALTLLPSFYAHGSFGGAAPHAGQRRFICTVDQFSALMAASRKAIERLPGANIGIAPHSLRAVTPAELAPIIPLAEGGPVHIHAAEQMKEVEDCLAWSGRRPVQWLLEHAPVDQRWCLIHATHTTDEEVRAFARTGAVAGLCPITEASLGDGIFPAREFVGAGGAFGVGTDSNVLVGVADELRQLEYGQRLKHRERNVLSAGAGRSTGRALFDHALAGGARALAQMSVGLTPGARADIVTLDITHPSLAGRARDAAIDGWIFAGGNGAIDCVWAGGDKVVEDGRHRLRQAAREHFNASVRRLVA, translated from the coding sequence ATGACACGACTGCATTTCGCCTCCGCGCTCCTTCCCTCGGGCTGGGCCAATGACGTGCAGGTGGTGATCACCGCCGGCGCGATCGCCGAGGTGACGCCGGGCATGGCCCCGGTCTCCGGCGACGAACGCCACGACATCGCGTTTCCGGGACTTGCGAGCCTGCACAGCCACGCTTTCCAGCGCGGCATGGCGGGTCTCGCGGAACTGCGCGGCGATAGCACCGACACCTTCTGGACCTGGCGCGAGACGATGTACCGCTTCGCGCTGGCGATGACGCCTGACGACGTCGCAGCGGTCGCGACACTGCTTTATGTCGAGATGTTGGAGCAGGGTTTTACCCGCGTCGGCGAATTCCATTATCTGCATCATGATCGCGACGGCTCGCCCTACGCCGACATCGGCGAAATGGCCGCACGCATCGCGCAGGCCGCCGAAGCTTCGGGTATTGCGCTGACGCTGCTGCCGAGTTTTTATGCGCATGGCTCATTTGGGGGCGCAGCACCGCATGCCGGCCAGCGCCGCTTCATCTGTACGGTTGATCAATTTTCCGCACTGATGGCTGCCTCGCGCAAGGCGATTGAACGACTGCCGGGCGCGAATATCGGCATCGCGCCGCACAGTTTGCGCGCGGTGACGCCGGCCGAGCTTGCACCGATCATTCCACTCGCGGAGGGCGGCCCGGTGCACATTCATGCCGCCGAGCAGATGAAGGAAGTCGAGGATTGCCTGGCGTGGTCCGGACGACGTCCGGTGCAATGGTTGCTGGAGCACGCACCCGTCGATCAACGCTGGTGCCTCATTCACGCCACCCACACCACGGACGAGGAAGTCCGCGCCTTCGCTAGGACCGGCGCGGTCGCCGGCCTCTGCCCCATCACCGAGGCAAGCCTTGGTGATGGCATTTTCCCGGCGCGCGAATTCGTCGGTGCCGGCGGTGCCTTTGGCGTCGGCACGGATTCCAATGTGCTGGTCGGCGTCGCCGACGAGCTGCGTCAGCTCGAATATGGCCAACGGCTCAAGCACCGTGAACGCAACGTGCTCTCTGCCGGCGCAGGCCGCTCGACGGGACGCGCCCTGTTCGATCATGCGCTTGCAGGCGGTGCGCGGGCACTAGCCCAGATGTCAGTCGGTCTGACGCCAGGTGCACGCGCCGACATCGTCACGCTCGACATCACGCATCCCTCGCTGGCGGGGCGCGCGCGCGATGCCGCCATCGACGGCTGGATCTTCGCTGGGGGCAACGGCGCGATCGATTGCGTCTGGGCCGGCGGCGACAAGGTCGTCGAAGACGGGCGGCACAGACTGCGCCAGGCCGCGCGCGAACACTTCAACGCATCGGTGCGGAGGCTCGTCGCATGA
- the hutI gene encoding imidazolonepropionase gives MAERFDRIWHNARLATMRADGPDLGEIEHGVIAARGGRIAYAGSQTDFPASADAADRIDCGGRWITPGLVDCHTHLVYGGNRAHEFELRLKGASYEEIARAGGGIVSTVAATRKASEAELVAHALPRLDALIAEGATTVEIKSGYGLDTETEMRQLAAARSLGRQRPVAIRTSFLGAHALPPEADGDKDRYIDLVCREMLPAVAKAGLADAVDAFMEGIAFSGEQTGRVFETARRLGLPVKLHADQLSNLGGAALAAKFSALSADHLEHTDEAGAAAIAKAGTVAVLLPGAFYFIRETQKPPVEAFRKHGVAMALATDCNPGSSPLTSLLLAMNMGATLFRMNVAECLVGVTREGARALGVLNDTGTLEAGKWCDLAIWDIDRPAELVYRIGFNPLHRRVWRGQ, from the coding sequence ATGGCAGAACGCTTCGACCGGATCTGGCATAACGCCCGGCTCGCCACGATGCGGGCCGATGGTCCCGATCTCGGTGAGATCGAGCACGGCGTGATCGCCGCGCGCGGCGGCCGTATCGCTTATGCGGGTTCGCAGACCGATTTTCCGGCGAGCGCCGATGCGGCCGACCGGATCGATTGCGGAGGGCGCTGGATCACGCCCGGTCTCGTCGACTGTCACACCCATCTGGTCTATGGCGGTAACCGCGCCCATGAGTTCGAGCTGCGCCTGAAGGGCGCGAGCTACGAAGAGATCGCGCGCGCCGGCGGCGGTATCGTCTCGACAGTGGCCGCGACGCGCAAGGCAAGCGAGGCCGAGCTCGTAGCACACGCGCTGCCGCGGCTCGATGCGCTGATTGCCGAGGGTGCCACCACGGTCGAGATCAAGTCCGGCTACGGCTTGGACACCGAGACCGAGATGCGGCAGCTGGCCGCCGCGCGAAGCCTGGGCCGTCAGCGGCCGGTCGCGATCCGCACGTCGTTTCTCGGCGCGCATGCGCTGCCGCCAGAGGCCGATGGCGACAAGGATCGCTACATCGATCTCGTCTGCAGGGAGATGTTGCCGGCGGTCGCGAAGGCGGGCCTCGCCGATGCCGTCGATGCCTTCATGGAGGGGATCGCATTTTCCGGCGAGCAGACGGGGCGGGTGTTCGAGACGGCGAGGCGGCTCGGACTTCCGGTTAAGCTGCATGCTGACCAGCTCTCGAACCTCGGCGGGGCTGCGCTCGCCGCAAAATTCTCGGCGCTCTCGGCCGATCACCTCGAGCACACCGACGAAGCCGGTGCAGCGGCGATAGCTAAGGCCGGAACGGTGGCCGTGCTGCTGCCCGGCGCCTTCTACTTCATCCGCGAGACGCAAAAACCGCCGGTCGAGGCGTTCCGCAAGCACGGCGTTGCCATGGCGCTCGCGACCGACTGCAATCCGGGCAGCTCGCCGCTGACCTCGCTGCTGCTCGCCATGAACATGGGCGCGACGCTGTTCCGGATGAATGTGGCCGAGTGCCTTGTGGGTGTCACCCGCGAAGGCGCGCGAGCGCTCGGCGTGCTCAATGATACCGGCACGTTAGAGGCCGGCAAATGGTGCGACCTTGCGATCTGGGACATCGATCGCCCCGCCGAGCTGGTGTACCGTATCGGCTTCAATCCGCTTCACCGCCGGGTGTGGAGGGGACAGTGA